The Plasmodium gaboni strain SY75 chromosome 5, whole genome shotgun sequence nucleotide sequence AAATTGTCAACAAATATACCATTTTCagtaaataaattatttttaaattttccaaaatatttaaaatttttatgatataaatgacCTGAACCATTTATTTGATCATTATGCCATTCTCCTTGAAATgtaatatcatatatattacttaCAAATTTCCCTAATCCTTCTttacaattttttaaaaaacaatatGTACCTTCATATACATATCCTTTTaaagatattattaaaacttcttttaaattattattattgattgtttcattataatattctcCTTTTTcaattattaataaatcatttataaatgtataCTTTTCtaaatttcttttatcaaataaaatattattttcttcagctatttttaaaaatttatttattttgtgaTCCTTTTCAATAAAAGAATGAAAGTTTGTAGTTTCTTCCCACAtttcaataaataaattattataattttcttcatacacattttttttttctttcatcCCTTCTTCAAAATATTCTTTACTTAATGTAAATAGTTCgttaaaataaatatgaaaatgatTTCTTATATCGataacatatttttctaattcatcatttctttttaaccctttcattttttctGTTGTATTATAATTACTTTCTGATCTTTCTATATCTTTCATAAAATTTACTTGTTCACtatattcttcttttaaatttataatgtatatatcatcttcatcatcaATAAGTTCaaaattttcataattGCATTCATTTGATGGAAATGAGTCATTCAAATGGAAACTATCCCTAtaacatttattattattattattattaatattaatattatttccATTCGATATGTCCtcattcatatataattcacTGTTTTCATTCATAGTTCCACATGTGGTACCATTTAGTACCTTTTCttctttcattttttccATTTGATTTTCTCCTTTTATTTCATTTGGGATATTACCCAAATTGCTCAAGGATTTATCTTCATTGTTTTTATAGTCATCCATATTAATAGTTTTCATATCACACAAACTTTTAGTATATACAATATCAGCAccatcattattattattatcatcctcatcattactattattattaatattattaatattattcatattagagttatttattgttaatgaaatattatcattttggTTACAAAACAACTTTTCATTTATCCTATTAAAATTcgatataatattatttgtatttgaataatttatattttgtaaatttattaaagTTTCATTTGGTTTTATGTTTtcaaatattaatgaagagaaattaaagaaagatttaaatatagaatgtattttatttatatgattattttcaaatttTGTTAATTTCAATACATTCATAAGATTATCATTGTTTATAACTAAGCTATCTTTATCAACGTCATATAAAAGATCTGCATTATTTTGAACATCTTTATATACATCACTATCAATAGTAGtagatataaaataattttttgaacatgtataattattaaataatttgaGATTATctatatgtaataataatacatatgtttcatgaaataaaattaatggtaattttaattttatcCATTCTTCAAATTTAtcttcataattttttatattaaatcccaaatttataatatcaggaataaaagacaaaaataataaaacatatttacaacccatttctttttttgaACATGAaataacaatttttttttctaataataatgcttttaaaaatattaagaTATTCTCtaatttcatattttttaattgttccatattattcgataaattcaaataataatcatcaaatgttattttttcaaatatattattatcttcacTGAAAGAATcaacaaaattttttaattttttaaattctttatctattaaaaatgattcCATAACAGTAAGAAATTTCCatgatataaaattataatatggAATTTGActtattatcataatttctttatatatattttcttctaaATAATCTATTACAATGGAATAATATCTATTACCACTATTACCATatagaatattatattcattattactactacattcaatatttaaattatataatacattaGAACTTGTattcatttcttttaataaaaatatccTTTCTATAAGAAAGTTTTCTATATCTTCTTTCCATTCTCCTTTATATCTATACCAAACATTAAATGGTGTAACAACTTTCGTTTCATTTTCtatttgtaatataatatttttttcatttatatctatgtgtggataaatatattcaatatttacattttctttttttgataaaatgaaaatgcAACAGATATATGGACCACATATACTTGTATCAAATAATGTCTTGATCTTTTTATCTTGtaatcttttatatatatttatttcattaaCTGATTTCTTATNNNNNNNNNNNNNNNNNNNNNNNNNNNNNNNNNNNNNNNNNNNNNNNNNNNNNNNNNNNNNNNNNNNNNNNNNNNNNNNNNNNNNNNNNNNNNNNNNNNNNNNNNNNNNNNNNNNNNNNNNNNNNNNNNNNNNNNNNNNNNNNNNNNNNNNNNNNNNNNNNNNNNNNNNNNNNNNNNNNNNNNNNNNNNNNNNNNNNNNNNNNNNNNNNNNNNNNNNNNNNNNNNNNNNNNNNNNNNNNNNNNNNNNNNNNNNNNNNNNNNNNNNNNNNNNNNNNNNNNNNNNNNNNNNNNNNNNNNNNNNNNNNNNNNNNNNNNNNNNNNNNNNNNNNNNNNNNNNNNNNNNNNNNNNNNNNNNNNNNNATATATTTCAAGCTGaaacacatatatatattcatttcatggaaattttttcttcatatataaaatataataccTTTTTAGGTACTATAATAAGTTATCATAATGTTAAATATAgaaacaaaatatatataaaaaaaagaaaaacatGACAATTGAAATTTGGGAAactattaaaaaaaaagaaatcaTAGGCTAATTTTTCAGACAATATACTAATGAGGAAAATTAATCttatagaaataatacTTATTGAGAGAACCATTACAGTTGAaatcataattataacaTAAAGTAAAAAGgttataaataaatttgatcataattaatatatatatatatatatatatattgttgttttttattttttattttttattattttttaaaattgtttataatatttttataaaactgaaaataagaaaaatacatagatatataaatatatatttttagacataaatttttttgtaatatttatctataaatatattgattcaaaataatcatatatattctttttttccttaataccattcaaaaaaaaaaaaaaaaaaaaattgatgtttataattctcttcttttatatcatttattcttataaaaatatagaaattTTACTATATGAAGAGGAGAGTATTTCTTCTGAGCACACTATAGTcataaaaagaaaaaaagatCAGTTTGGCTATTTCAGTGTATAcatatgtacatatatatatataattacaatttttgggtgaaaaaaaaaaatttttggatgaattaaaaaattccATAAGAATAAGAAAAACAGTTTCTAATAAGGAACGTTATAGAcaattatatgaaaaataaggaaaaatattttataaaatatttataagttcatatatatatattttgtatatattgaaaatgtaaaatgaaatattaaaagagAGAGAAATgctataaatatatatgtgactatatatttatgtgtatatatgaaaaaagaGACATGCATGCAATACATTTTGATTCAATTGTTGTAAAAATTGTTATGAGAGCAGCACACAAACTacatcatatatatacatatatacatattttacattttatctttttctttttatatatttaatgatatatatatatatatgtgtatatatatttgtct carries:
- a CDS encoding putative MORN repeat protein codes for the protein KKSVNEINIYKRLQDKKIKTLFDTSICGPYICCIFILSKKENVNIEYIYPHIDINEKNIILQIENETKVVTPFNVWYRYKGEWKEDIENFLIERIFLLKEMNTSSNVLYNLNIECSSNNEYNILYGNSGNRYYSIVIDYLEENIYKEIMIISQIPYYNFISWKFLTVMESFLIDKEFKKLKNFVDSFSEDNNIFEKITFDDYYLNLSNNMEQLKNMKLENILIFLKALLLEKKIVISCSKKEMGCKYVLLFLSFIPDIINLGFNIKNYEDKFEEWIKLKLPLILFHETYVLLLHIDNLKLFNNYTCSKNYFISTTIDSDVYKDVQNNADLLYDVDKDSLVINNDNLMNVLKLTKFENNHINKIHSIFKSFFNFSSLIFENIKPNETLINLQNINYSNTNNIISNFNRINEKLFCNQNDNISLTINNSNMNNINNINNNSNDEDDNNNNDGADIVYTKSLCDMKTINMDDYKNNEDKSLSNLGNIPNEIKGENQMEKMKEEKVLNGTTCGTMNENSELYMNEDISNGNNININNNNNNKCYRDSFHLNDSFPSNECNYENFELIDDEDDIYIINLKEEYSEQVNFMKDIERSESNYNTTEKMKGLKRNDELEKYVIDIRNHFHIYFNELFTLSKEYFEEGMKEKKNVYEENYNNLFIEMWEETTNFHSFIEKDHKINKFLKIAEENNILFDKRNLEKYTFINDLLIIEKGEYYNETINNNNLKEVLIISLKGYVYEGTYCFLKNCKEGLGKFVSNIYDITFQGEWHNDQINGSGHLYHKNFKYFGKFKNNLFTENGIFVDNLLNQYEGEFLNGYFNGNGKLIYNKNTYIGIFKNNNLIGQGKILYNNGSVYTGEIKNFLPHGYGFLSYDDSAIFEGYFIEGKKCGNGFLTLKCNDASNNIFSIEGKWENDEPVMRKSFHIVFPNKDKYIGKIYILPNSKRNNKYKFIADDTMVNIIEKKLNNVNQLIETIFNFMNHTTNDNKKLEHVTTDMITQEQRKYYLNVPYPAEDINNVSNTINDQNGNNKSITSNPQSISVHQKINDYQNDDNYEIRNSSILNSIDNPEDYSSFKKKDSLPIIFLEENQTSIEFNGTYKDSDDSENAENEQNKFLKEKLETFINNKKKKILKNIFDILDQNWLINNTEKKLNKNKNIVEYLQQKKLFIVPHRKGLSIYNKKKENYNGKFCLGMKHGYGIYVYDHINRYEGYWFRGMKHGYAILYEGDHIYYAHFNYDKLISKDIILPQNLDKYKPKKETSKVKVYNNEFLINQSFFNFKDFISTVVCNYL